The uncultured Cohaesibacter sp. genome segment CCTTTGATGATTTTTAATCAGGTAATATCTACCATATTTACAGTGATAATCTCAATAAAAGGCAGGTCCTGTCTGATCGTCGGATTTATTCTCCTCTCAAAAGAGAGGATGAAACATGACGCAAGATTTACGGCTGGCTATCATTGTCAATGCTGATTTGCCATTGGGCTTGTTGACCAACACGGTTGCGGCCATATCGATTGGTCTTGGTGCCAAAATGCCCCATCTGGGGGCAGACCGACTGACCGATAGCAAGGGCCAAGCTATTGATGCCAGCTCAAATTTGCCCGTTCCTGTGTTGCAGGCGGGGCATGATGCGCTTTACCAGCTCATGAGCAAGGCATCAAAAGACATAGACGAGGGCGCTGTCGTGGTTTTTCCAGCCTTTGCGCGGTCGCTGCATGATTACAATGAATATCTCGAGACCTTTTCCAAGCGGGATCTGTCCAACGAGGCAATAGACGGGGTGGCGTTGGCTGGCCCTTCAAAATGGGTGAAGTCGTTGACCGGGTCGCTGAAGCTGCTGCGATAGTCCGTTCAAGAGGTGAGTTGACACAGGCAATTGGATCTGCAGACGCGATGTGGGGCAAGTCTTGTCGGAGATGATGTCTCTTCGCTTCTCTTGATTGGGCTTGAATGTGGAAAGGGCCGCGATTGGTTGCCAATCGCGGCCCTTTTCTCATGCATTTGGACGGTCAGCTGCGCGTTTCCAAATGCTCGAAAAGCCGTGCGACAGCTTCAGCGCCGGGATCGATATGCCCTTCGAGTTGTTTGGCGCTGATATAGGCCGCGCGACCGGCTTTGGCACTCAGCATCAGGGCGGTCTGGTTGGCGCCGTCACGGGCTGCTTTGGCTGCGGCTGGAATGCCATTGCCCAAAGCATCCAGAGCAGGTGCAAGGGCGTCGACCATGGTTCGGTCCCCAAGGCGCGCGCCACCAATTTCCTGCATTCTGGCAAGACCGGCTTGGAATGCCTCTCGTGCAGGCAGGCCACTGGAGGCTCCGTCGCCGGTTGCGGCAAAGAAAATGGCGAGCAAGACACCGGATGAACCGCCCATGGTCTGGCTAAGCTCCAGACCTATGGCGCGATAAAGCTGGGTGTGATCGGCCAGCGGCAGACGATCCATAGCATCGATCAGGGCGCGCGCAGCACCGGCAAGGGTTGAGCCTGTGTCTCCGTCGCCGGTTTTGGCATCAAGCGCATTGAGATCCTCTTCGGCTGCAATCAGCACCTTGCAACAGTCGATCAGGAATTCCCGCGTTTCGGGATGATCGCTTGGCAATGGGGTGATCGGCGTCAGGCCATCGGGCAGAGAGACACTCTCAACGAGGGTGATTTCGCTCACACCGGGCCATGCGGCGACGGGGGTTGGTTGATCAAGCAGCTGGATTTCTTCATTGCTGGCCGGATAGACCGATATGGAGAAACCGTGCATGTCGAGGGATGTCATCAATGCTGCTGGTCCCACAATATACTCGATCTTCTCGCCAATACGGGACTGGCTGAGCTCGTATAACAGCACATTCATCTCCAGGATCGAGGTGCCGCCCAGATTGTTGAGCAAGACAACATAGCGCTCCTCTGGCATCAGGGCTTCGAGCTTGTCGACGATTGCCGACATCGCATCTTGCGCGTGGGTGAAGGCGACCTGTTCAATGCCAGCCTCCCCATGGATGCCAAGTCCCAGCTCGGCCATGCCT includes the following:
- a CDS encoding DUF2000 domain-containing protein, with translation MTQDLRLAIIVNADLPLGLLTNTVAAISIGLGAKMPHLGADRLTDSKGQAIDASSNLPVPVLQAGHDALYQLMSKASKDIDEGAVVVFPAFARSLHDYNEYLETFSKRDLSNEAIDGVALAGPSKWVKSLTGSLKLLR
- a CDS encoding dihydroxyacetone kinase subunit DhaK: MAHFMNKKEDMVLEAIDAVVSSSGRKLLRLDGYPHIKVVTRKDWDRSKVALVSGGGSGHEPAHAGFVGRGMLTAAVCGDIFASPSVDAVLAGILAVTGPAGCLLIVKNYTGDRLNFGLAAERARAFGLKVEMVIVDDDIALPDLPQARGIAGTLFVHKIAGALAQRGEDLETIAEAARKVIAGTKSIGMSLSTCSVPGSPKEDRIPQGMAELGLGIHGEAGIEQVAFTHAQDAMSAIVDKLEALMPEERYVVLLNNLGGTSILEMNVLLYELSQSRIGEKIEYIVGPAALMTSLDMHGFSISVYPASNEEIQLLDQPTPVAAWPGVSEITLVESVSLPDGLTPITPLPSDHPETREFLIDCCKVLIAAEEDLNALDAKTGDGDTGSTLAGAARALIDAMDRLPLADHTQLYRAIGLELSQTMGGSSGVLLAIFFAATGDGASSGLPAREAFQAGLARMQEIGGARLGDRTMVDALAPALDALGNGIPAAAKAARDGANQTALMLSAKAGRAAYISAKQLEGHIDPGAEAVARLFEHLETRS